The Primulina eburnea isolate SZY01 chromosome 8, ASM2296580v1, whole genome shotgun sequence genome contains a region encoding:
- the LOC140838948 gene encoding uncharacterized protein, translated as MAPGRKSRKGKEVVQESEAPNVRGLNETGWGRRGCRPRDEAQNVNVDREVDQLTRGMGEIGLVISRFQNMRPPRFFGNEDGEKAIAWLKSMKRLFNMLEYTPDLQLKLAICQLKDRAQLWWETTEEALKESGERVTWDVFCAQFAREYSPPSYYSAKEAEFNRLTQGNMTVVEYASQFSALLAYVPHVASSDRNKLSHFMQGLNRTICTLVVAGAPVNYADAVEKAKNVEASLLLAEPQSVHPGFPQSFGSNVPMPVGAPLYPSLLPYQSSQPYQQPKQQSFKAKGKRFKKQTRSSSSSSDSQRGSLVGSPGGVFCDRCGGKHFSTQCTGVQGSCNICGQVGHYARVCPNAARQQFQQPQFGQGFRGQATRPFVPTQSFQQSSYPQPRGSVQQRFPGPQQARVHALTRDQVQDAPGGVIAGICLIFNHAARILIDTGASHSFVSVVFVDEHEIATTPLIDTVSVSTPVGVCLMSHEIILNCVIRFDDNIMITNLIKLDMSDFDCILGMDTLSNYRATVDCFHGVVRFRPYYGSKWNFYGSDSQSRIPLVSAMEMFRLFSTGNEGFMIYAVDATQGKRLEVSDIPVVKEFPDVFPDEIPGFPPKREINFSIELVSGTNPISRAPYRLAPAELKELKEQLQDLLEKGYIRPTQGVSVDPSKVEAVINWPTPTNISDIRSFLGLAGYYRRFIEGFCIIARPMTQLTQKDRRFVWTDECESSFQTLKEKLTTDPVLALPSGSGGYVVCSDASLNGLGCVLMQNGRVIAYASRQLKPHETRYPVHDLELAAIPDLNMRQRRWMELLKDFDCEIQYQPGRMNLVADALSRKVQNAMLTSLTISKVHEHLGTSGWTYQISGDYF; from the exons ATGGCACCTGGACGGAAGAGTAGAAAAGGAAAGGAAGTTGTTCAGGAGTCTGAAGCTCCTAACGTTAGAGGACTGAACGAGACTGGCTGGGGAAGACGAGGTTGTCGTCCTCGGGATGAAGCACAAAATGTTAATGTTGATCGTGAAGTGGATCAGTTGACTAGGGGGATGGGTGAAATAGGACTTGTGATATCTCGATTTCAGAATATGCGTCCTCCTCGATTCTTTGGGAATGAAGATGGCGAGAAAGCTATAGCGTGGCTAAAGAGTATGAAGCGTTTATTCAATATGTTGGAGTACACCCCTGATTTACAGCTTAAGTTGGCCATTTGTCAATTAAAGGACCGAGCTCAGTTGTGGTGGGAAACTACTGAGGAAGCTTTGAAGGAATCGGGTGAAAGAGTTACTTGGGATGTGTTTTGCGCTCAGTTTGCTCGAGAGTATTCACCGCCTTCATACTATTCGGCCAAGGAAGCTGAGTTCAATAGATTGACTCAAGGTAATATGACTGTTGTGGAGTATGCCTCTCAATTCTCAGCGCTTCTTGCCTATGTTCCTCATGTTGCTAGCAGTGATCGGAACAAGCTATCACATTTTATGCAAGGATTGAATCGAACCATTTGCACTTTGGTAGTAGCTGGAGCACCTGTTAATTATGCCGATGCTGTTGAGAAAGCCAAGAATGTGGAAGCGAGTCTACTTTTGGCAGAACCACAGTCAGTTCATCCAGGTTTTCCTCAGAGTTTCGGAAGCAATGTGCCGATGCCAGTGGGGGCACCACTATACCCATCTTTACTGCCGTATCAGTCTTCGCAGCCTTATCAGCAACCAAAGCAGCAAAGCTTTAAGGCCAAAGGAAAGCGGTTCAAGAAACAGACTCGtagcagttcttctagttccGACAGTCAGCGTGGAAGCTTAGTTGGGTCCCCAGGTGGAGTATTTTGTGATCGTTGTGGTGGTAAGCATTTCAGTACTCAGTGTACGGGAGTTCAGGGATCTTGTAATATTTGTGGGCAAGTTGGACATTATGCTAGAGTATGTCCGAATGCAGCAAGACAACAATTTCAGCAACCTCAGTTTGGTCAGGGTTTTAGAGGACAAGCAACTAGGCCTTTTGTTCCTACTCAGTCTTTTCAGCAATCTAGCTATCCTCAGCCTAGAGGTTCGGTTCAGCAGCGTTTCCCAGGGCCACAACAAGCTCGAGTTCATGCTTTAACCCGAGATCAAGTTCAAGATGCACCGGGCGGAGTTATTGCAGGTATCTGCCTTATTTTTAATCATGCTGCTCGCATACTGAtagatacaggagcatctcattcatttgtATCTGTTGTATTTGTTGATGAGCATGAGATTGCTACTACTCCGTTGATAGATACTGTGTCAGTTTCTACTCCTGTCGGTGTATGTTTGATGTCTCATGAGATAATTCTgaattgtgtgattagattcgatgataatattatgataactaatctcATCAAGCTAGATATGTCTGACTTCGACTGTATTCTGGGAATGGATACTCTATCTAATTATCGAGCTACCGTCGATTGTTTCCATGGAGTGGTCAGATTCAGACCATATTATGGCAGTAAATGGAATTTTTACGGTAGTGATTCTCAATCACGTATTCCATTAGTGTCAGCAATGGAAATGTTCAGACTTTTTTCAACAGGAAATGAAGGATTCATGATCTATGCAGTCGACGCTACTCAGGGAAAAAGATTGGAAGTTTCAGATATTCCTGTTGTCAAGGAATTCcctgatgtatttcccgatgaaatTCCTGGATTTCCACCCAAGAGGGAAATCAATTTTAGCATTGAGTTGGTGTCCGGGACAAatcctatttcgagagcaccATACCGTTTGGCTCCAGCggaattgaaagaactcaaagagcaatTACAGGACTTACTGGAAAAAGGCTATATTAGACCAA CTCAAGGAGTATCAGTGGATCCTAGTAAGGTGGAAGCTGTTATCAATTGGCCAACACCGACGAATATTTCCGAtattcgcagtttcttgggattggcaggatattataggCGTTTCATTGAAGGATTTTGTATTATAGCAAGGCCTATGACTCAATTAACGCAAAAAGATCGACGTTTTGTGTGGACTGATGAATGTGAGTCAAGTTTTCAGACTTTGAAGGAAAAGTTGACAACAGATCCAGTGCTAGCTTTGCCATCAGGCTCAGGTGGATATGTTGTTTGTTCAGATGCATCTCTAAATGGACTTGGATGTGTTCTAATGCAAAATGGGCGAGTGAttgcatatgcttctcgtcagttgaagccGCATGAGACCCGATATCCAGTTCATGACTTAGAGttggctgccatt CCTgacttgaacatgagacagcgtcgaTGGATGGAGTtacttaaagactttgattgtgagattcagtatcAACCAGGTCGAATGAATCTTGTTGCAGATGCTCTCAGCAGGAAAGTTCAGAATGCTATGCTGACATCTTTGACTATCTCTAAAGTTCACGAACACTTGGGAACTTCAGGATGGACTTATCAGATCAGTGGAGACTACTTTTAG
- the LOC140838786 gene encoding aureusidin synthase-like: protein MASITPHSATTLSTAKVHGGSSSSTTTTFSYAIPFTKPTQCSPVQNFKHGRKISCRSKDNDKESSSPAKFDRRDVLIGLGGLYGATALTASPLAFSAPVPGPDITKCGPADLPAGAAPTNCCPPLTEKIIDFQLPPPPTTLRVRPAAHLADEAYIAKFNKAMEIMRALPEDDPRSFKQQANVHCAYCDGAYDQAGFPNLELQVHNSWLFFPFHRYYLYFFERILGKLIDDPTFVMPYWNWDAPGGMTIPAMYTNPNSALFDSLRDKSHQPPTVVDLNFNGSGSPINPNQQTSTNLTIMYRQMVSNSKTPQLFFGSSYKAGEEPNPGSGSIENIPHGPVHTWTGDSTQPNFENMGNFYSAGRDPIFFAHHSNIDRLWSIWKTLGGRRRDITDPDYLDASFLFYDENAQMVRVKVRDCLDHTKLGYVYQDQEIPWLESRPKPRVSSALRKLKKLAKAKAADAPSPKEVFPAKLDKVLKVMVKRPKKRRSRKDKEEQEEILVIKGIELDRDVYAKFDVYINDEDDVVTTADNTEFAGSFVNVPHKHKHSKKIRTQLKLSITEILEDLDADDDEHVLVTLVPTSAGESMTIHDMKIEFD, encoded by the coding sequence ATGGCATCCATCACTCCACATTCTGCCACCACCCTTTCTACCGCCAAGGTTCACGGCGGCTCCTCCTCTTCCACCACCACCACATTCTCCTATGCTATTCCCTTCACAAAACCAACACAATGTTCCCCTGTCCAAAACTTCAAACACGGGCGTAAAATTTCCTGCAGATCCAAGGACAATGACAAAGAATCTTCGTCACCTGCCAAGTTTGATAGGCGGGACGTGCTGATCGGATTAGGAGGACTGTACGGGGCTACAGCTCTCACCGCCTCTCCGCTGGCCTTCTCTGCTCCTGTCCCTGGCCCGGACATCACAAAATGTGGCCCCGCGGACCTCCCAGCCGGCGCAGCCCCCACAAACTGTTGCCCCCCACTTACTGAAAAAATAATCGATTTCCAGCTCCCTCCACCACCAACAACCTTGCGTGTCCGCCCAGCCGCCCATCTAGCCGATGAAGCATACATAGCTAAATTCAACAAAGCTATGGAGATCATGAGAGCCCTCCCCGAAGATGATCCGCGCAGCTTCAAGCAGCAAGCTAACGTCCATTGTGCTTACTGCGACGGCGCGTATGATCAAGCCGGATTTCCCAATCTGGAGCTTCAAGTTCACAACTCGTGGCTGTTCTTTCCATTCCATAGATACTACCTCTATTTCTTTGAAAGAATCTTGGGAAAATTGATTGACGATCCCACTTTTGTAATGCCATATTGGAACTGGGATGCTCCCGGAGGAATGACTATCCCTGCCATGTACACGAATCCGAATTCTGCACTATTCGACAGTTTACGCGACAAAAGTCACCAGCCTCCAACTGTAGTTGATCTCAATTTCAATGGGTCGGGTTCCCCTATCAATCCTAATCAGCAAACTTCAACGAACCTGACAATTATGTACAGGCAAATGGTCTCAAACTCAAAAACCCCGCAGCTTTTCTTCGGCAGCAGTTATAAAGCTGGTGAGGAGCCGAATCCAGGAAGCGGGTCGATCGAAAATATCCCCCACGGCCCGGTTCATACATGGACCGGTGATTCGACGCAACCAAATTTCGAGAACATGGGAAACTTCTACTCCGCTGGTCGTGACCCTATTTTCTTCGCTCATCATTCGAATATCGACAGGTTGTGGAGTATATGGAAGACTTTGGGAGGGAGGCGCCGGGATATAACAGACCCTGATTATCTTGACGCCTCGTTTTTGTTTTACGACGAAAACGCGCAAATGGTTCGGGTCAAGGTCCGGGACTGTTTGGATCATACGAAGCTCGGGTACGTTTATCAGGACCAGGAGATTCCATGGCTGGAATCCCGGCCAAAACCTAGGGTCTCTTCTGCTTTAAGGAAACTGAAGAAACTTGCTAAAGCAAAGGCTGCAGATGCCCCAAGCCCGAAAGAAGTGTTCCCCGCAAAGCTTGACAAAGTTTTGAAAGTTATGGTGAAAAGGCCGAAGAAAAGAAGAAGCAGAAAAGACAAGGAAGAGCAGGAAGAGATTCTTGTCATAAAAGGGATCGAATTGGACAGAGACGTTTATGCCAAATTTGATGTTTATATCAATGACGAAGATGATGTAGTGACCACGGCCGATAATACAGAATTTGCGGGAAGTTTTGTGAATGTTCCGCATAAACATAAGCACTCGAAGAAGATTAGGACacaactgaagttgtcgatTACCGAAATCTTGGAGGATTTGGATGCGGACGACGATGAACATGTTCTGGTGACCTTGGTGCCGACCAGTGCCGGTGAATCTATGACGATTCATGATATGAAGATCGAATTCGATTAG